The Parabacteroides sp. AD58 genome includes a window with the following:
- the rpsL gene encoding 30S ribosomal protein S12, which yields MPTIQQLVRKGRETLVEKGKSPALDSCPQRRGVCVRVYTTTPKKPNSAMRKVARVRLTNGKEVNSYIPGEGHNLQEHSIVLVRGGRVKDLPGVRYHIVRGTLDTAGVNGRTQRRSKYGAKRPKPGAAPAAKGKK from the coding sequence ATGCCTACAATTCAGCAATTAGTTAGAAAAGGAAGGGAAACTTTGGTGGAAAAAGGTAAATCACCTGCATTGGATTCATGTCCTCAGAGACGTGGTGTTTGTGTTCGTGTTTACACTACTACACCGAAGAAGCCTAACTCAGCAATGCGTAAAGTAGCGAGAGTACGTTTGACAAATGGTAAAGAAGTAAACTCTTACATTCCAGGTGAAGGTCATAACCTGCAGGAACACTCAATCGTTTTGGTTCGTGGTGGTCGTGTAAAGGATCTGCCGGGTGTTCGTTATCATATTGTTCGTGGTACTTTGGATACTGCTGGAGTGAATGGTCGTACTCAGCGTCGTTCAAAATACGGAGCTAAGCGTCCTAAACCAGGAGCTGCGCCTGCTGCAAAAGGTAAGAAGTAA
- the rpsG gene encoding 30S ribosomal protein S7 — protein sequence MRKAKPKKRQVLPDPVFGDVKVTKFVNHLMYDGKKNTAFEIFYTALESVKAKMPNEEKSALEIWKAALDNITPQVEVKSRRVGGATFQVPTEIRPDRKESISMKNLIIFAHKRGGKTMSDKLCAEIIDAFNNQGGAFKRKEDMHRMAEANRAFAHFRF from the coding sequence ATGAGAAAAGCAAAACCCAAAAAAAGACAGGTATTGCCAGATCCTGTCTTTGGTGATGTTAAGGTAACGAAATTCGTTAACCATTTGATGTATGACGGTAAGAAGAATACTGCTTTTGAAATTTTCTATACCGCATTAGAATCAGTTAAGGCAAAAATGCCGAATGAAGAAAAGTCTGCACTTGAAATCTGGAAAGCTGCATTAGATAACATTACCCCTCAGGTGGAAGTAAAATCACGTCGTGTTGGTGGAGCTACATTCCAGGTACCTACTGAGATCCGCCCGGATCGTAAAGAATCAATCTCTATGAAGAATCTGATCATCTTCGCTCATAAGCGTGGTGGTAAAACTATGTCTGATAAGTTGTGTGCAGAAATTATAGATGCATTCAATAATCAGGGTGGTGCATTCAAGAGAAAAGAAGATATGCATCGTATGGCTGAAGCTAACCGTGCATTTGCTCACTTTAGATTTTAA
- the fusA gene encoding elongation factor G, with protein MANNDKQLVFTRNIGIMAHIDAGKTTTSERILFYTGLTHKIGEVHDGAATMDWMEQEQERGITITSAATTTFWNYENNKYKINLIDTPGHVDFTVEVERSLRILDGAVAAFCAVGGVEPQSETVWRQADKYKVPRIGYVNKMDRSGANFFEVVRQVKDVLGATPCAIQIPIGAEENFKGVVDLVKMKAVFWHDETMGAEYSVEEIPADLVAEAEEWRDKMLETLAECDDALMEKYFDDPSTITEAEIKAAIRKGTLSMQINPMICGSSFKNKGVQTLLDAVCAYLPSPEDTPAIEGTDPRDPEKIVIRKPLFEEPLTALAFKIATDPYVGRLCFFRVYSGQMVAGSYVLNTRSGKKERISRLFQMHSNKQNPMEVIGCGDIGAGVGFKDIRTGDTLCDENHPITLESMEFPEPVIGIAVEPKTQKDLDKLGMGLAKLAEEDPTFRVQTNEETGQTVISGMGELHLDIIIDRLRREFKVECNQGKPQVTYKEAITKPVELREVYKKQSGGRGKFADIIVRLEPADENFEGTLQFIDEVKGGNIPKEFIPSVQKGFEKAMKNGVLAGYPLDKLKVTLIDGSFHPVDSDQLSFEIAAIQAFKNASEKAGPVLMEPIMQMEVVTPEESMGDVIGDLNKRRGQVEGMETSRTGARIVKAKVPLAETFGYVTALRTITSGRATSTMQFSHYAQVSSSIAKQVLTEVQGRADLIK; from the coding sequence ATGGCAAACAACGATAAGCAATTGGTGTTCACAAGAAACATCGGTATCATGGCGCACATCGATGCTGGAAAGACTACGACTTCTGAACGTATTCTTTTCTATACGGGACTGACACATAAAATTGGTGAAGTTCACGATGGTGCTGCTACAATGGACTGGATGGAGCAGGAACAAGAACGTGGTATTACTATCACTTCTGCTGCTACCACTACTTTCTGGAATTATGAAAATAATAAGTATAAAATCAATTTGATTGATACTCCGGGGCACGTGGACTTTACAGTGGAAGTTGAACGTTCGTTGCGTATCTTGGATGGAGCTGTAGCTGCTTTCTGTGCTGTAGGTGGTGTGGAACCTCAGTCTGAAACAGTATGGCGCCAGGCTGATAAATATAAAGTACCAAGAATTGGTTATGTTAATAAGATGGACCGTTCTGGTGCAAATTTCTTTGAAGTAGTTCGTCAGGTAAAAGATGTATTAGGAGCAACTCCTTGTGCTATCCAAATTCCTATCGGAGCTGAAGAGAACTTTAAGGGTGTAGTTGACCTGGTTAAAATGAAAGCTGTTTTTTGGCATGACGAAACTATGGGTGCTGAATATTCTGTTGAAGAAATTCCAGCAGACTTAGTTGCGGAAGCTGAAGAATGGAGAGACAAAATGCTTGAAACATTAGCTGAGTGTGATGATGCTTTGATGGAGAAATACTTTGATGATCCTTCAACAATTACAGAAGCTGAGATCAAAGCCGCTATCCGTAAAGGAACATTGTCTATGCAGATCAACCCGATGATTTGTGGATCTTCATTCAAAAATAAAGGTGTGCAGACTTTGTTGGATGCGGTTTGTGCTTATTTGCCAAGTCCTGAAGATACTCCGGCTATCGAAGGTACTGATCCTAGAGATCCGGAAAAGATCGTTATCCGTAAGCCTTTGTTCGAAGAACCTTTAACAGCACTTGCATTTAAGATTGCGACGGATCCGTATGTAGGTCGTTTGTGCTTCTTCCGTGTTTATTCAGGTCAGATGGTAGCTGGATCTTATGTGTTGAATACACGTTCTGGTAAGAAAGAGCGTATCTCTCGTTTGTTCCAGATGCATTCAAATAAGCAGAACCCGATGGAAGTTATCGGTTGTGGTGATATAGGTGCTGGAGTTGGTTTCAAAGATATTCGTACGGGTGATACTTTGTGTGATGAAAACCATCCGATTACATTAGAATCAATGGAATTCCCTGAACCAGTAATTGGTATTGCCGTTGAGCCGAAAACTCAGAAAGACTTGGATAAGTTAGGAATGGGATTGGCTAAGTTGGCAGAAGAAGACCCGACATTCCGAGTTCAGACTAACGAAGAAACAGGTCAGACTGTGATCAGCGGAATGGGTGAGTTGCACTTGGATATCATTATCGACCGTTTGCGTCGTGAATTCAAAGTAGAATGTAATCAAGGTAAACCTCAGGTTACTTATAAGGAAGCAATTACAAAACCTGTTGAGTTGCGTGAAGTTTATAAGAAGCAGTCTGGTGGTCGTGGTAAGTTCGCTGATATTATCGTGCGTCTTGAACCGGCAGATGAAAACTTTGAAGGAACGCTTCAGTTTATAGATGAAGTAAAAGGTGGAAATATTCCTAAGGAATTTATCCCTTCTGTACAGAAAGGTTTTGAAAAAGCAATGAAGAATGGTGTTTTGGCTGGTTATCCGTTGGATAAATTGAAGGTAACTTTGATTGATGGATCATTCCACCCGGTTGACTCTGACCAGTTGTCATTTGAAATTGCTGCGATCCAGGCATTTAAAAATGCATCAGAAAAAGCGGGTCCTGTTTTGATGGAGCCGATCATGCAGATGGAAGTTGTAACTCCAGAAGAAAGCATGGGTGATGTAATTGGTGACTTGAACAAACGTCGTGGTCAGGTTGAAGGTATGGAGACTAGCCGCACAGGTGCACGTATTGTAAAGGCTAAAGTTCCATTGGCTGAAACATTTGGGTATGTTACTGCTTTGCGTACTATTACATCAGGTCGTGCTACATCTACTATGCAGTTCTCTCACTACGCTCAGGTTTCTTCATCAATTGCTAAGCAAGTATTAACTGAAGTACAGGGACGTGCTGATTTGATCAAATAA
- the rpsJ gene encoding 30S ribosomal protein S10 has protein sequence MSQKIRIKLKSYDYSLVDKSAEKIVKTVKATGAVVSGPIPLPTHKRIFTVNRSTFVNKKSREQFELSSYKRLIDIYSSTAKTVDALMKLELPSGVEVEIKV, from the coding sequence ATGAGCCAAAAGATCAGAATTAAATTGAAGTCTTATGATTATTCTCTGGTAGACAAGTCTGCCGAGAAAATCGTAAAGACTGTAAAGGCTACTGGTGCAGTGGTAAGTGGACCGATTCCTCTGCCTACTCACAAACGTATCTTTACTGTGAACCGCTCTACATTCGTAAACAAGAAGTCTCGTGAGCAGTTCGAATTGTCATCTTATAAGAGATTAATTGACATCTACAGTTCAACAGCAAAGACAGTTGATGCATTGATGAAACTGGAATTGCCAAGTGGAGTTGAAGTAGAAATTAAAGTGTAA
- the rplC gene encoding 50S ribosomal protein L3 translates to MPGLLGKKIGMTSVFSAEGKNLPCTVIEVGPCVVTQIKTLENDGYEAVQLGFEDKKEKHTTQPEMGHFKKAGVTPKRYLAEFKNFETEYKLGDVITVDYLEGAGFVDVIGTSKGKGFQGVVKRHGFGGVGQTTHGQHNRARKPGSIGACSYPAKVFKGMRMGGQLGNERVTVQNLQVIKVLPEHNLLLVKGSVPGAKGSIVLIEK, encoded by the coding sequence ATGCCAGGATTATTAGGAAAGAAAATCGGAATGACATCCGTTTTCAGTGCCGAGGGAAAAAATCTTCCATGCACTGTTATCGAAGTAGGTCCTTGTGTAGTTACACAGATCAAGACTTTGGAAAATGATGGCTATGAAGCTGTACAGTTGGGTTTCGAAGATAAGAAAGAGAAACACACAACGCAGCCTGAAATGGGTCACTTTAAGAAAGCCGGTGTAACCCCCAAGAGATACTTGGCTGAGTTCAAGAATTTTGAAACTGAATACAAGTTGGGTGATGTTATCACTGTTGATTACTTGGAAGGTGCAGGTTTCGTTGATGTAATCGGAACTTCTAAGGGTAAAGGTTTCCAAGGTGTTGTAAAACGTCACGGATTTGGTGGTGTTGGTCAGACGACACACGGTCAGCACAATCGTGCTCGTAAGCCGGGTTCTATTGGTGCTTGTTCTTACCCTGCAAAAGTATTCAAGGGTATGCGCATGGGTGGCCAGTTAGGAAATGAACGTGTTACTGTTCAGAACTTACAGGTTATCAAAGTATTGCCTGAACACAATCTTTTGTTAGTTAAAGGTTCTGTTCCAGGTGCTAAAGGTTCAATCGTTTTAATTGAGAAGTAA
- the rplD gene encoding 50S ribosomal protein L4, with translation MELSVFNIKGEDTGRKVTLNDAIFGIEPNDHAIYLDVKQFLANKRQGTHKSKERSEVSGSTRKLIRQKGGGGARRGDINSPVLVGGGRVFGPKPRDYEFKLNKKVKSLARKSALSYKAKNSAIVVVEDFTMEAPKTKEFVTITKNLKVADKKLLMVFPEKNNFVYLSARNLQKAKVVTVSDINTYSVLDAANLVLTESSVAAIEKLFNA, from the coding sequence ATGGAACTGAGCGTATTTAATATTAAAGGAGAAGATACCGGAAGAAAGGTAACTTTGAACGATGCTATTTTCGGCATTGAGCCCAATGATCATGCTATTTACCTGGATGTAAAACAGTTTTTGGCAAATAAACGTCAGGGAACTCACAAATCAAAGGAAAGAAGTGAAGTATCAGGTAGTACACGTAAGCTGATCCGTCAGAAAGGTGGTGGAGGTGCACGTCGTGGTGATATCAATTCTCCGGTTTTAGTAGGTGGTGGTCGTGTGTTTGGACCTAAACCTCGTGATTACGAATTCAAATTGAATAAGAAAGTTAAGAGTTTGGCTCGTAAATCTGCTTTGTCTTATAAGGCTAAAAATAGTGCAATTGTAGTTGTTGAAGACTTTACAATGGAAGCTCCTAAGACAAAAGAATTCGTAACAATTACTAAAAACCTTAAAGTGGCTGATAAAAAGCTTCTTATGGTTTTCCCTGAGAAAAATAATTTTGTATATTTGTCAGCTCGAAATTTACAGAAAGCAAAAGTTGTAACTGTTTCTGACATCAATACTTATAGTGTGCTTGATGCCGCAAACTTGGTTTTGACAGAAAGCTCTGTTGCAGCTATTGAAAAACTTTTTAACGCATAA
- the rplW gene encoding 50S ribosomal protein L23 → MGIIIKPIVTEKQTAITEKFANRYGFRVSPDANKLEIKKAVEDLYNVTVVDVNTINYAGKLKTRYTKSGIINGKQAAFKKAIVTLKEGETIDFFSNI, encoded by the coding sequence ATGGGAATTATTATTAAACCTATTGTAACAGAAAAGCAGACGGCAATTACAGAAAAGTTCGCTAATCGTTATGGTTTTCGTGTTTCTCCTGATGCCAATAAGCTTGAAATTAAGAAAGCAGTAGAAGACCTGTATAATGTAACTGTAGTTGATGTTAATACCATCAACTACGCAGGTAAGCTGAAAACTCGTTATACAAAGTCAGGTATCATTAACGGTAAACAAGCTGCTTTCAAGAAGGCAATCGTAACATTGAAAGAAGGAGAAACAATTGATTTCTTTAGTAATATCTAA
- the rplB gene encoding 50S ribosomal protein L2 yields MGIRKLKPTTPGQRHKVIGAFDKITASTPEKSLVVGKKSTGGRNNTGKMTMRYIGGGHKQKYRIIDFKRNKDGIPATVKAIEYDPNRTSRIALLYYADGAKSYIIAPNGLEVGQTVVSGSDAAPEVGNTLPMVNIPVGTIIHNIELRPGQGAKLVRSAGAFAQLTSKEGAYAIIKMPSGETRKILAACKATIGAVGNSDHGLEKSGKAGRSRWLGRRPHNRGVVMNPVDHPMGGGEGRASGGHPRSRNGLYAKGLKTRAPKKHSSKYIIERRKK; encoded by the coding sequence ATGGGAATACGTAAATTAAAGCCCACAACACCGGGGCAGAGACACAAAGTTATTGGTGCATTTGATAAAATCACTGCAAGTACACCAGAGAAGTCTCTTGTAGTAGGTAAGAAAAGTACAGGTGGTCGTAACAACACTGGTAAGATGACAATGCGTTATATCGGTGGTGGTCACAAGCAGAAGTACAGAATTATCGATTTCAAGAGAAACAAAGATGGCATTCCTGCAACAGTTAAAGCTATCGAATACGATCCAAATCGTACTTCACGCATAGCATTGTTGTATTACGCAGATGGCGCAAAGAGTTATATCATTGCTCCGAACGGATTGGAAGTTGGCCAGACAGTGGTTTCAGGATCTGACGCAGCTCCTGAAGTAGGGAATACATTACCAATGGTAAATATTCCTGTAGGTACAATTATTCACAATATTGAGCTTCGTCCTGGACAGGGAGCTAAATTAGTTCGTTCTGCAGGAGCATTTGCTCAGCTGACTTCTAAAGAAGGTGCTTATGCAATTATTAAGATGCCTTCTGGTGAAACAAGAAAGATTCTTGCCGCTTGTAAAGCTACAATCGGTGCAGTAGGTAACTCAGACCATGGTCTTGAAAAATCAGGTAAAGCCGGTCGTTCTAGATGGTTAGGTCGTCGTCCTCACAACCGTGGTGTTGTAATGAACCCGGTTGATCACCCAATGGGTGGTGGTGAAGGACGTGCATCAGGAGGTCATCCTAGATCAAGAAATGGCTTATATGCTAAGGGCTTGAAGACTAGAGCTCCGAAGAAGCATTCTTCAAAATATATTATTGAAAGAAGAAAGAAATAA
- the rpsS gene encoding 30S ribosomal protein S19 yields MSRSLKKGPYINVKLEKKVLAMNESGKKSVVKTWARASMISPDFVGHTIAVHNGNKFIPVFVTENMVGHKLGEFSPTRTFRGHAGNKKK; encoded by the coding sequence ATGAGTCGATCATTAAAAAAAGGCCCGTATATTAACGTTAAGCTTGAAAAGAAAGTTCTGGCTATGAATGAGTCAGGAAAGAAAAGTGTCGTTAAAACGTGGGCAAGAGCTTCAATGATTTCGCCTGATTTTGTAGGCCATACTATTGCAGTTCATAATGGAAATAAATTTATTCCTGTTTTTGTAACCGAAAACATGGTTGGTCACAAGTTAGGTGAATTTTCACCGACGCGTACTTTCCGTGGCCATGCCGGTAACAAGAAAAAATAA
- the rplV gene encoding 50S ribosomal protein L22 → MGARKRISAEARKEAQKTMYFAKLRNVPTSPRKMRLVVDMVRGMEVFRALGVLKFSNKEAAARVEKLLRSAIANWEQKNERKAEAGELYISSISVDCATTLKRMRPAPQGRGYRIRKRSNHVTLFVDTLSKKDTQN, encoded by the coding sequence ATGGGTGCTAGAAAAAGAATATCAGCTGAAGCAAGAAAAGAAGCCCAAAAGACCATGTATTTCGCTAAATTGCGTAATGTGCCGACTTCGCCTCGTAAGATGCGTTTGGTAGTTGACATGGTACGTGGTATGGAAGTATTCCGTGCACTTGGTGTTTTGAAGTTTTCAAACAAAGAAGCTGCAGCAAGAGTAGAAAAATTGCTTCGTTCAGCAATTGCCAACTGGGAGCAGAAAAATGAACGTAAAGCAGAAGCTGGAGAATTGTACATCTCTTCAATTAGTGTTGATTGCGCAACAACATTGAAGAGAATGCGTCCGGCTCCTCAAGGTAGAGGTTACAGAATTCGTAAACGTTCGAACCATGTAACATTGTTTGTTGATACACTTAGTAAAAAAGATACTCAAAATTAA
- the rpsC gene encoding 30S ribosomal protein S3, with protein sequence MGQKVNPVSNRLGIIRGWDSNWYGGRNYGDTLLEDSKIRKYLNARLAKASVSRIVIERTLKLITITVCTSRPGIIIGKGGQEVDKLKEELKKITDKEVQINIFEVKRPELDAVIVANNIARQLEGKIAYRRAIKMAIASTMRMGAEGIKIQISGRLNGAEMARSEMYKEGRTPLHTFRADIDYALAEALTKVGLIGVKVWICRGEVYGKKDLAPSFTTSKESGRRNENAGGNRDKNFKRKKANR encoded by the coding sequence ATGGGACAAAAAGTTAATCCGGTTAGTAATCGTTTAGGAATTATCCGTGGTTGGGATTCCAATTGGTATGGCGGCAGAAATTACGGAGATACTTTATTAGAAGATAGCAAGATCCGTAAATATTTGAACGCCCGTCTTGCAAAAGCTAGTGTATCTCGTATTGTTATTGAACGTACACTGAAGTTAATAACAATAACTGTTTGTACTTCTCGTCCGGGTATTATAATTGGAAAAGGTGGTCAGGAAGTTGATAAGTTGAAAGAGGAATTAAAGAAGATCACTGATAAAGAAGTACAAATCAATATCTTTGAAGTAAAGAGACCTGAGTTGGATGCTGTAATTGTTGCAAATAACATCGCTCGTCAGCTTGAAGGTAAGATTGCTTATCGTAGAGCTATCAAAATGGCTATTGCTTCAACAATGAGAATGGGTGCAGAAGGTATCAAGATCCAGATTTCTGGTCGTTTGAATGGTGCTGAAATGGCTCGTTCTGAAATGTATAAGGAAGGTAGAACTCCGTTGCACACATTCAGAGCAGATATCGATTATGCTTTGGCAGAGGCTCTGACAAAAGTTGGTTTGATTGGTGTTAAGGTTTGGATTTGTCGTGGTGAAGTTTATGGAAAGAAAGATTTAGCTCCTTCATTTACTACATCTAAAGAATCTGGCCGTCGTAATGAAAACGCCGGTGGCAACAGAGATAAGAACTTCAAGAGAAAGAAAGCTAATCGTTAA
- the rplP gene encoding 50S ribosomal protein L16 — protein MLQPKKTKFRRAQKGSAKGNAQRGNQLTFGSFGIKSLDTKWITGRQIEAARIAVTRYMQRQGQVWVRIFPDKPITKKPADVRMGKGKGNPEGFVAPVTPGRMIFEVEGVPFEVAKEALRLGAQKLPVTTKFVVRRDYDMQNQNA, from the coding sequence ATGTTACAACCAAAGAAAACCAAGTTCAGAAGAGCTCAAAAGGGAAGTGCCAAGGGTAATGCTCAGCGCGGTAACCAATTGACTTTCGGATCTTTTGGTATAAAATCATTAGATACAAAATGGATTACCGGACGGCAGATTGAAGCTGCTCGTATTGCAGTAACACGTTATATGCAGCGTCAAGGTCAGGTTTGGGTGCGTATCTTCCCAGATAAGCCAATTACTAAGAAGCCTGCTGATGTACGTATGGGTAAAGGTAAAGGTAATCCAGAAGGATTTGTTGCTCCTGTTACACCTGGTCGTATGATTTTCGAAGTCGAAGGTGTTCCTTTTGAAGTAGCTAAGGAAGCATTGCGCTTAGGTGCTCAGAAACTTCCGGTAACTACTAAGTTTGTTGTGAGACGTGATTATGATATGCAAAATCAAAATGCGTAA
- the rpmC gene encoding 50S ribosomal protein L29: protein MKIAEIRELSTAELTERINAEVAAYEQKVINHTITPSENPAQIKQQRRMIARMKTELRQRELNNK from the coding sequence ATGAAGATTGCAGAAATTAGAGAATTAAGCACTGCGGAGTTGACTGAGCGTATCAACGCTGAAGTGGCAGCTTACGAACAAAAAGTAATCAACCACACGATTACTCCGAGTGAAAATCCTGCACAGATTAAGCAGCAACGCAGGATGATTGCGCGCATGAAAACTGAATTGCGCCAGAGAGAACTTAACAACAAATAA
- the rpsQ gene encoding 30S ribosomal protein S17, protein METRNLRKERTGVVTSNKMDKSITVAIKWKEKHPIYGKFVSKTKKYHAHDEKNECNVGDTVKIMETRPLSKTKRWRLVQIIERAK, encoded by the coding sequence ATGGAAACTAGAAATTTAAGAAAAGAAAGAACGGGCGTGGTTACAAGCAACAAGATGGATAAGAGCATCACTGTTGCTATTAAATGGAAGGAAAAACACCCCATTTATGGTAAGTTCGTTAGTAAGACGAAAAAATATCATGCTCACGATGAAAAGAATGAATGCAATGTTGGCGATACTGTAAAAATTATGGAAACTCGCCCATTGAGCAAAACTAAAAGATGGAGATTAGTTCAAATAATCGAAAGGGCTAAGTAA
- the rplN gene encoding 50S ribosomal protein L14: MIQQESRLVVADNSGAKEALCIRVLGGTKKRYATVGDVIVVAIKSVIPSSDIKKGAVSKAVIVRTKKEIRRADGSYIRFDDNACVLLNGAGDIRGSRIFGPVARELRATNMKIVSLAPEVL, translated from the coding sequence ATGATACAACAAGAATCAAGATTAGTAGTAGCTGATAACAGTGGAGCAAAGGAAGCTTTATGTATTCGCGTTTTAGGTGGTACAAAGAAGCGTTATGCAACTGTTGGTGATGTGATCGTAGTAGCGATTAAGAGTGTAATCCCATCTAGTGATATCAAGAAGGGAGCTGTATCTAAAGCTGTAATCGTACGTACTAAGAAAGAAATTCGTCGTGCTGACGGTTCTTATATCCGCTTTGATGACAATGCCTGTGTATTGTTAAATGGTGCTGGAGATATTCGTGGTAGCCGTATCTTTGGTCCGGTAGCCAGAGAGCTTCGTGCAACTAACATGAAAATTGTTTCACTTGCACCTGAGGTACTTTAA
- the rplX gene encoding 50S ribosomal protein L24 gives MSKLHIKKGDIVFVNTGEDKGKTGRVLKVMVKENRAVVEGINMVSKHTKPNAKNPQGGIEKKEAPIHVSNLNVVDPKTGKPTRIGRKANEEGALVRYSKKSGEEIK, from the coding sequence ATGAGCAAATTACATATCAAAAAAGGCGATATCGTTTTTGTTAATACTGGTGAAGACAAAGGAAAAACAGGTCGTGTCCTGAAGGTAATGGTAAAAGAAAACCGTGCAGTTGTCGAAGGTATTAATATGGTATCTAAGCATACCAAGCCTAATGCAAAAAATCCTCAAGGAGGAATCGAAAAGAAGGAAGCTCCTATTCATGTATCAAACTTGAATGTCGTTGATCCGAAAACGGGTAAGCCGACACGCATAGGTCGTAAAGCAAATGAAGAAGGTGCTTTAGTGCGTTATTCAAAAAAATCAGGGGAGGAAATTAAGTAA
- the rplE gene encoding 50S ribosomal protein L5 has product MSNTASLKKEYQDRIVPALTKEFGYKSVMQVPVLKKIVINQGLGMATADKKIIDVAISELTAITGQKAVATVSKKDVSNFKLRKKMPIGVMVTLRREQMYEFLERLVRIALPRIRDFKGIESKLDGRGNYTLGIQEQIIFPEINIDNITKILGMNITFVTSAKTDEEGYALLREFGLPFKNAKKD; this is encoded by the coding sequence ATGAGCAATACTGCCAGTCTTAAAAAAGAATATCAGGACAGAATTGTTCCTGCTTTAACGAAGGAGTTCGGTTACAAGTCTGTTATGCAGGTACCTGTGTTGAAGAAAATAGTAATCAATCAGGGTTTAGGTATGGCTACTGCTGATAAGAAAATTATTGATGTAGCCATCAGTGAATTGACTGCTATCACTGGTCAGAAAGCAGTTGCAACCGTTTCTAAGAAGGACGTATCAAACTTCAAGCTTCGTAAAAAAATGCCTATTGGTGTGATGGTTACATTGCGTCGTGAGCAAATGTATGAATTCTTGGAAAGATTAGTTCGTATCGCTCTTCCTCGAATCCGTGACTTCAAGGGTATTGAAAGTAAATTGGATGGACGTGGTAATTATACACTCGGTATTCAGGAACAAATCATTTTCCCTGAAATTAATATCGATAATATTACCAAAATATTGGGAATGAATATTACCTTTGTAACCTCTGCTAAAACAGACGAAGAAGGTTATGCTCTGTTAAGAGAATTTGGTTTGCCTTTTAAAAATGCAAAAAAAGACTAA
- the rpsN gene encoding 30S ribosomal protein S14 has protein sequence MAKESMKAREVKRAKLVAKYAAKRAQLKAEGNYDALQLLPKNASPVRLHNRCKITGRPKGYVRQFGISRIQLREMASQGLIPGVKKASW, from the coding sequence ATGGCTAAGGAATCAATGAAAGCCCGTGAGGTAAAAAGAGCAAAGTTAGTTGCTAAGTATGCAGCTAAGCGTGCTCAGCTGAAAGCTGAAGGTAATTATGATGCTTTGCAGCTTTTACCGAAGAACGCTTCTCCTGTACGTTTACATAACCGTTGTAAAATTACAGGCCGTCCGAAAGGATACGTTCGTCAGTTCGGTATTTCTCGTATCCAGTTGCGTGAAATGGCTTCACAAGGTTTAATCCCGGGTGTAAAGAAAGCAAGTTGGTAA
- the rpsH gene encoding 30S ribosomal protein S8, which translates to MTDPIADYLTRLRNAIKAKHRVVEVPASNLKKEITKILFDKGYILNFKFVEDGPQGTIKIALKYDLVNKVNAIKKLERVSTPGLRKYTGYKDMPRVLNGLGIAVLSTSKGVMTDKEARELKIGGEVLCYVY; encoded by the coding sequence ATGACAGATCCTATTGCAGATTATTTGACAAGATTGCGTAATGCAATTAAAGCGAAGCACAGAGTAGTTGAAGTGCCGGCGTCAAATTTAAAGAAAGAGATCACTAAGATCCTTTTCGATAAGGGCTACATTCTTAATTTTAAGTTTGTAGAAGATGGTCCTCAAGGTACAATTAAAATTGCTTTGAAGTATGACCTTGTAAACAAAGTAAATGCAATCAAGAAACTTGAGAGAGTTTCTACTCCTGGTTTGCGTAAGTACACTGGCTATAAAGATATGCCTCGTGTATTGAATGGATTGGGTATTGCAGTTCTTTCTACTTCTAAGGGTGTTATGACTGATAAGGAAGCTCGTGAGCTGAAGATCGGTGGTGAAGTTTTATGTTATGTCTATTAA